One genomic segment of Bacteroides caccae includes these proteins:
- the smpB gene encoding SsrA-binding protein produces the protein MKQPPVNIKNKRATFDYELIDTYTAGIVLTGTEIKSIRLGKASLVDTFCYFVKGELWVKNMHIAEYFYGSYNNHTARRDRKLLLSRKELEKLQREMKNPGFTIVPVRLFINEKGLAKLVVALAKGKKEYDKRESIKEKDDRRDMARMFKR, from the coding sequence ATGAAACAACCTCCTGTAAATATTAAGAATAAACGTGCTACGTTCGACTATGAACTGATAGATACCTATACGGCAGGTATCGTATTGACCGGTACGGAAATCAAATCCATTCGTTTGGGAAAAGCGAGTCTGGTAGATACGTTTTGCTATTTTGTGAAAGGCGAATTATGGGTAAAGAATATGCATATCGCCGAGTACTTTTACGGATCGTACAATAATCATACGGCACGCAGGGACAGGAAGCTGTTGCTTAGTAGGAAAGAACTGGAGAAACTTCAACGGGAAATGAAGAATCCCGGGTTTACAATTGTGCCCGTGCGTCTTTTTATCAACGAAAAAGGTTTGGCGAAACTGGTCGTTGCTTTGGCGAAAGGTAAGAAGGAGTATGATAAGCGGGAATCCATAAAAGAAAAAGACGACCGTAGAGATATGGCTCGTATGTTTAAAAGATGA